One genomic region from Terasakiella sp. SH-1 encodes:
- a CDS encoding EAL domain-containing protein — protein MADIDALKQDKNRFVKLAFCRADLLFEVDSDNIIHFVAGATEALFGRSPDEMANTPFLDLVSEKQRTLTQGMLDGTSEDERIEDAEITLIGQKGLRLPCIMAGYRTPEFDNHAFLAIKIVTTAKAEVQNASQSGEILSQEGFSQAAAQHLQDHLQKGGQGQVTLIKVKRIKDLFKMIGASDRQSLTGAITDVLKNYSLGKNTAGQISEDSFGYAHTPDIDTDKVNMEIEEAAQKFLPDGEELATNALTMDADGAGMSEDQVAKALVHTMQQFCSTDKKVSATRLSDSLDEMMNGTVETVKFIKDVTRTKDFDLVYMPICDMRLGKVHHFEVLSRFQQGENTPPTFQIITLAENLELIVDLDFAVFEKTITHMHSILSQGSVLPSVAINLSSISLNNPRFVQQVHKRLENYPGLTKRLMFELTESAEVKHLEQTNQIIQDFRNKGFKFCLDDFGAGAASFDYLNALEVDIVKFDGPVVRRACASKRGHDMLSTMAKMCNTSGIETVAEMVEDKKIANQVYYCGIDYGQGWYFGKPHRDPLSFQDLFVGKS, from the coding sequence ATGGCAGATATTGATGCCTTAAAGCAGGACAAAAACCGCTTTGTAAAACTTGCCTTCTGCCGTGCAGACCTTTTGTTTGAGGTCGATAGCGACAACATCATTCATTTTGTTGCCGGAGCGACAGAAGCCCTGTTCGGTCGGTCTCCCGATGAAATGGCAAACACCCCTTTTCTTGATCTTGTCAGCGAAAAGCAACGCACCCTGACCCAAGGCATGCTGGATGGCACATCCGAAGATGAACGGATCGAAGATGCCGAGATCACTCTGATTGGTCAAAAAGGGCTGCGCCTGCCCTGCATCATGGCCGGGTACCGCACACCTGAATTTGACAATCACGCTTTTCTCGCCATCAAGATTGTCACTACAGCAAAGGCAGAAGTCCAAAACGCAAGCCAGAGCGGTGAAATCCTCAGTCAGGAAGGTTTTTCCCAAGCCGCCGCCCAGCATTTGCAGGACCACCTTCAAAAAGGCGGGCAAGGTCAGGTCACACTGATTAAGGTCAAACGGATCAAGGACCTGTTCAAAATGATCGGGGCCAGTGACCGCCAATCCTTAACCGGTGCCATTACCGATGTGCTGAAAAACTACTCACTGGGTAAAAATACGGCCGGGCAAATCAGTGAAGATAGTTTCGGTTATGCCCATACACCGGACATAGACACCGATAAAGTGAATATGGAGATCGAAGAGGCTGCCCAGAAGTTCCTTCCCGATGGGGAAGAGCTGGCAACCAACGCCCTGACCATGGATGCCGATGGCGCAGGTATGAGTGAAGATCAGGTCGCCAAGGCTCTGGTCCATACCATGCAGCAATTTTGTTCAACCGATAAAAAAGTCAGTGCGACCCGCCTGTCAGACTCCCTAGATGAAATGATGAATGGCACGGTTGAAACGGTCAAATTCATCAAGGACGTTACCCGCACCAAAGACTTTGATCTGGTCTATATGCCCATTTGCGACATGCGCTTGGGTAAGGTTCATCATTTTGAAGTGCTGTCACGCTTCCAACAAGGTGAAAACACACCACCGACTTTTCAAATCATCACACTGGCGGAAAACCTTGAACTGATTGTCGATCTGGACTTTGCCGTTTTTGAAAAAACAATCACTCATATGCACAGCATTCTGTCCCAAGGGTCTGTTCTGCCCAGCGTCGCCATTAACCTGTCCAGCATTTCACTGAACAACCCACGTTTTGTTCAACAAGTTCACAAACGGCTAGAAAATTATCCGGGCCTGACCAAACGCTTGATGTTTGAACTGACAGAATCAGCCGAAGTCAAACATCTGGAACAAACCAACCAGATCATTCAGGATTTCCGAAACAAAGGCTTTAAATTCTGCCTTGATGATTTTGGGGCAGGTGCGGCCAGCTTTGATTATTTAAATGCTTTGGAAGTCGATATCGTCAAGTTTGACGGCCCTGTGGTGCGCCGGGCTTGTGCCAGTAAACGCGGGCATGACATGCTCAGCACCATGGCAAAAATGTGTAATACCAGCGGCATCGAAACCGTTGCCGAAATGGTTGAAGATAAAAAAATCGCCAATCAGGTTTATTATTGCGGAATAGATTATGGACAGGGATGGTATTTCGGTAAACCCCACCGTGACCCTCTTTCCTTCCAGGACTTATTTGTGGGTAAAAGCTAA
- a CDS encoding cyclic nucleotide-binding domain-containing protein — protein MSKIAFERAFQELSEIEINELMEKSHYLVFQADTEIMREGEDPNQIMVILGGEIRVVRYGQNGKETELSSPLGPGDTVGEMSFIDHMGASATLIANTDVAVKSIDPNLVEEMTKHHQGFRERFYHSLLHTVIRRLRLLDYKISFGG, from the coding sequence ATGAGTAAAATTGCTTTTGAACGCGCCTTTCAAGAACTCAGCGAAATTGAAATCAACGAACTGATGGAAAAATCGCACTATCTGGTCTTTCAGGCAGATACTGAAATCATGCGTGAAGGTGAAGACCCAAACCAGATTATGGTGATCTTAGGTGGGGAAATCCGGGTGGTCCGCTACGGCCAAAACGGCAAGGAAACCGAACTGTCCTCCCCGCTTGGTCCCGGCGATACCGTAGGGGAAATGTCCTTTATTGATCATATGGGAGCCAGTGCCACACTCATCGCCAATACAGATGTGGCGGTGAAATCCATTGACCCTAATCTTGTCGAGGAAATGACCAAGCATCACCAAGGTTTTCGCGAACGTTTTTATCATTCCCTGCTGCATACGGTAATCAGGCGCTTGCGCTTACTGGATTACAAAATATCCTTTGGCGGATAA